A region from the Beduinella massiliensis genome encodes:
- a CDS encoding methyltransferase domain-containing protein encodes MYQNRYDDPEFFEKYSQMGRSRQGLAGAGEWETLRPLLPDFADKRVLDLGCGYGWHCIYAMEHGARRCVGVDISEKMLAVAREKTPFPAVEYVRMPIEEIDFPPESFDVALSSLALHYVADFHQVARRVNACLAPGASFVFSCEHPIFTAQGPQDWAYDEAGNIQHFPVDDYFYEGARDAVFLGEHVRKYHKTLTTYLDGLLTNGFEVTRVVEPKPPEQMLDLPGMKDEMRRPMMLIVCARRK; translated from the coding sequence ATGTACCAGAACCGATACGACGACCCGGAATTCTTTGAAAAGTATAGCCAGATGGGCCGCTCCCGGCAGGGGCTTGCGGGCGCAGGCGAATGGGAGACCCTGCGCCCCCTGCTGCCTGACTTTGCGGACAAGCGCGTGCTCGATCTGGGCTGCGGCTACGGCTGGCACTGCATCTACGCGATGGAGCACGGCGCCAGGCGCTGCGTGGGCGTGGACATTTCCGAAAAAATGCTCGCCGTCGCGCGGGAGAAGACGCCTTTTCCGGCGGTCGAATACGTGCGCATGCCCATCGAGGAGATCGACTTTCCCCCGGAAAGCTTTGACGTGGCGCTCAGCTCGCTCGCGCTGCACTACGTGGCGGACTTTCATCAGGTAGCGCGAAGGGTGAACGCCTGCCTTGCGCCGGGCGCGAGCTTCGTCTTTTCCTGCGAGCACCCCATCTTCACCGCGCAGGGCCCGCAGGACTGGGCTTACGACGAGGCGGGAAACATCCAGCACTTCCCGGTGGACGATTACTTTTACGAGGGCGCGCGCGACGCCGTCTTTCTGGGCGAGCACGTGCGCAAGTACCACAAGACGCTGACGACCTATCTGGACGGGCTGCTCACGAACGGCTTTGAAGTCACGCGGGTCGTGGAGCCCAAGCCGCCGGAGCAAATGCTGGATCTCCCCGGCATGAAGGACGAAATGCGCCGTCCGATGATGCTGATCGTCTGCGCGCGCAGGAAATGA
- a CDS encoding amino acid ABC transporter ATP-binding protein, whose protein sequence is MHMLRAEGVWKGFNGQAVLKGIDARVEKGEVVAIVGPSGSGKSTFLRCLNHLEVVDGGNITIAGDALVRSAANGRAQYPPEREIRRILRRMGMVFQQFNLFPHFSVLRNLTEAQVHVLGRSRREAQENARALLEKVGLSEKVDQYPCQLSGGQQQRVAIARALALEPDILCFDEPTSALDPRLTQEVLGVMRDLAREHRTMIVVTHEMSFAREVADRVIFMEGGVVVDEGAPERVMGSGACPQMRAFLGAV, encoded by the coding sequence TTGCACATGCTTCGCGCCGAGGGCGTATGGAAGGGTTTTAACGGGCAGGCGGTGCTGAAGGGGATCGACGCCCGCGTGGAAAAGGGCGAGGTCGTGGCGATCGTGGGCCCGTCGGGCAGCGGCAAGTCCACCTTTTTGCGCTGCCTGAACCATCTGGAGGTGGTGGACGGCGGAAACATCACCATCGCCGGGGACGCGCTGGTGCGAAGCGCCGCGAACGGGCGCGCGCAGTATCCGCCCGAGCGTGAGATTCGCCGCATCCTGCGCAGGATGGGCATGGTTTTTCAGCAGTTCAACCTCTTCCCGCACTTTTCGGTGCTGCGCAACCTCACCGAGGCGCAGGTGCACGTGCTGGGCCGCAGCCGCCGCGAGGCGCAGGAGAACGCGCGGGCGCTTTTGGAGAAGGTCGGCCTCTCCGAAAAGGTGGATCAATACCCCTGCCAGCTCTCCGGCGGGCAGCAGCAGCGCGTGGCCATCGCCCGCGCGCTCGCGCTGGAGCCGGACATCCTCTGCTTCGACGAGCCCACCAGCGCGCTCGACCCGCGCCTCACGCAGGAGGTGCTGGGTGTCATGCGCGACCTGGCGCGCGAGCACCGCACGATGATCGTCGTCACCCACGAGATGAGCTTCGCGCGCGAGGTGGCGGACCGCGTGATCTTCATGGAGGGCGGCGTGGTCGTGGACGAGGGCGCGCCGGAGCGGGTGATGGGGTCGGGCGCATGCCCCCAGATGCGGGCGTTCCTGGGCGCTGTCTGA
- the rsmD gene encoding 16S rRNA (guanine(966)-N(2))-methyltransferase RsmD has product MRIISGSARGRTICAPQGMDTRPTQDYVRESLFNILRARVPEARVLDLFAGSGALGLEAVSRGAQGAVFVDSGRAAVQCVKKNVAALRMETQCEVLSCDWRAAIARLSDRAFDLVFMDPPYRMENTGEMCAALLAAGALAEDGLIVVEHRRGLPPALADGLEAADTRRYGDTEVTFVRRRQEEETP; this is encoded by the coding sequence TTGCGGATCATCAGCGGCAGCGCCCGCGGGCGCACGATTTGCGCGCCGCAGGGCATGGATACGCGCCCCACGCAGGATTACGTGCGCGAATCGCTCTTTAACATCCTGCGCGCGCGGGTGCCGGAGGCCCGTGTGCTCGATCTCTTCGCGGGGTCGGGCGCGCTGGGGCTGGAGGCGGTCAGCCGGGGTGCGCAGGGCGCGGTATTCGTAGACAGCGGCCGCGCCGCGGTACAGTGCGTCAAAAAAAACGTCGCCGCGCTCCGCATGGAGACGCAGTGCGAGGTGCTTTCCTGCGACTGGCGCGCGGCGATTGCGCGCCTTTCGGATCGGGCGTTCGACCTGGTGTTCATGGACCCGCCCTACCGCATGGAAAACACGGGCGAGATGTGCGCCGCGCTGCTTGCGGCGGGGGCGCTTGCGGAGGACGGCCTGATCGTGGTGGAGCACCGGCGCGGCCTTCCGCCGGCGCTTGCGGACGGACTTGAGGCGGCGGACACGCGCCGCTACGGCGACACGGAGGTCACCTTCGTGCGAAGGCGGCAGGAGGAAGAAACGCCATGA
- a CDS encoding 5-formyltetrahydrofolate cyclo-ligase, which produces MMDKQSIRRAVKARRETMTAQERERASREVCRLLCAWDVYRRAGTVLAYAAVRGELDLAELIGDALSSGKTLLLPRCEAGGVMTARRVTSLSGLLQSGYGIPEPGEDASVFAPGAIDLALVPGVAFSPAGDRVGQGGGYYDRYLPALRGAAAGIGYDFQLMDALPALAHDAPMAYVVHPGGIVRCRRDNER; this is translated from the coding sequence ATGATGGACAAGCAGTCGATCCGCCGCGCTGTCAAGGCCCGGCGCGAAACGATGACAGCGCAGGAGCGGGAGCGGGCCTCGCGCGAGGTCTGCCGCCTCCTTTGCGCGTGGGACGTCTACAGGCGGGCGGGGACCGTGCTCGCCTACGCGGCGGTGCGCGGAGAACTGGACCTCGCGGAGCTGATCGGGGACGCGCTTTCGTCGGGCAAGACGCTGCTGCTTCCCCGCTGCGAAGCGGGCGGCGTGATGACGGCGCGCCGCGTCACGTCGCTTAGCGGGCTTCTCCAAAGCGGTTACGGCATCCCCGAGCCGGGGGAGGACGCGTCCGTCTTCGCGCCGGGGGCGATTGATCTCGCGCTGGTGCCGGGCGTCGCGTTCAGCCCGGCGGGCGACCGCGTGGGTCAGGGCGGCGGGTATTACGACCGCTATCTGCCGGCGCTTCGCGGCGCTGCGGCGGGCATTGGCTATGATTTTCAGTTGATGGATGCGCTTCCGGCGCTCGCGCATGACGCGCCGATGGCATATGTGGTACATCCCGGCGGAATCGTTCGATGCCGGCGGGACAATGAAAGATAA
- a CDS encoding kinase to dihydroxyacetone kinase, with protein MLEFRYDTQLLIEGKGLSEEAIGAYFDENFRGDCLLAVGDEELIKVHYHTNEPWKVLEYCASLGEIYDIVVEDMERQSRGLQG; from the coding sequence ATGCTGGAATTTCGATACGACACGCAGCTCCTGATCGAAGGAAAGGGGCTCAGCGAAGAGGCGATCGGCGCCTATTTCGACGAGAACTTTCGGGGGGACTGCCTGCTCGCCGTGGGCGACGAGGAGCTCATCAAGGTTCATTATCACACGAACGAGCCGTGGAAGGTGCTGGAGTACTGCGCCTCGCTGGGCGAGATTTACGACATCGTCGTCGAGGACATGGAGCGCCAGTCCAGAGGACTGCAGGGATGA
- a CDS encoding extracellular solute-binding protein: MKAPKARALCALLLCMAAVLCGCAREKNSLVRYREDERPKARITFFGNKYEPENVAVVEEILSGFMRENPDVQVTYESLKGNGYFEALSKRMASGRGDDVMMVNHDAVLLLSEAGQLADLSGLESIDRFSDSVLGQMRGEDGAIYWVPTTVSAFGLYCNLDLLKAQQLEVPRTLAEWLDACERFRRAGILPLIINDDISLKTLAIGLGFWDVYAAGRQAEAFGRINSGEERLSSYLRPGFALASQLIEKGYVDAQKALVTQKTSDDLAEFAKGESPFMLTGGWAAGRVKSMNPPFEFTVIPYPALTDGVVLVVNADTRLSVNAHSPNREAALRFVEYFTRSENITKFAENQSSLSPLKSGSPAALKEIQPLLEAYWAGRTVIGSDSLLDIPIWNLTAEASQRLLSGETVEEIMDFLDAYQAEEGAR; the protein is encoded by the coding sequence ATGAAAGCTCCGAAGGCGCGCGCGCTGTGCGCGCTCCTGCTGTGCATGGCGGCCGTCCTCTGCGGCTGCGCGCGAGAGAAGAACAGCCTCGTCCGCTACCGGGAGGACGAGCGGCCAAAGGCGAGGATCACCTTTTTCGGCAACAAGTACGAGCCGGAGAACGTCGCCGTCGTCGAAGAAATCCTGAGCGGATTCATGCGGGAGAACCCGGACGTGCAGGTGACCTATGAAAGCCTCAAGGGAAACGGCTATTTTGAGGCGCTGAGCAAGCGGATGGCCTCCGGGCGAGGCGACGACGTGATGATGGTCAACCACGACGCGGTGCTCCTGCTCTCGGAGGCGGGGCAGCTCGCGGACCTGTCGGGGCTTGAATCGATCGATCGCTTTTCGGACAGCGTCCTCGGTCAGATGCGCGGGGAGGACGGAGCGATTTACTGGGTGCCGACGACGGTTTCCGCGTTCGGCCTTTACTGCAATCTGGACCTTTTGAAGGCGCAGCAGCTGGAGGTTCCGCGGACGCTTGCAGAATGGCTCGACGCCTGCGAGCGGTTCCGCCGGGCGGGCATCCTGCCCTTGATCATCAACGACGACATCTCGCTCAAGACCCTGGCGATCGGCCTGGGATTTTGGGACGTCTACGCGGCGGGGCGGCAGGCGGAGGCGTTTGGGCGGATCAACAGCGGGGAGGAGCGCCTGAGCAGCTATCTGCGGCCGGGCTTCGCCCTTGCGTCGCAGCTCATTGAAAAGGGATACGTGGACGCGCAGAAGGCGCTCGTGACCCAAAAGACGTCGGACGATCTCGCGGAATTCGCAAAGGGCGAGTCGCCCTTCATGCTGACCGGCGGCTGGGCGGCGGGACGCGTGAAGAGCATGAATCCCCCGTTTGAATTCACGGTGATCCCCTATCCGGCGCTGACGGATGGCGTCGTGCTGGTCGTCAACGCGGATACGCGCCTGAGCGTGAACGCGCACAGCCCGAACCGGGAGGCCGCGCTTCGCTTTGTCGAATACTTCACCCGCAGCGAGAACATCACGAAGTTCGCGGAAAACCAGTCGTCGCTCAGCCCGCTGAAGAGCGGAAGCCCCGCCGCGCTGAAGGAGATTCAGCCGCTGCTGGAGGCGTACTGGGCAGGCCGCACGGTGATCGGCTCGGACAGCCTGCTGGACATTCCGATCTGGAACCTCACGGCCGAGGCGTCGCAAAGGCTCCTTTCCGGTGAAACGGTGGAGGAGATCATGGACTTTCTGGATGCGTATCAGGCGGAAGAGGGGGCGCGGTGA
- the coaD gene encoding pantetheine-phosphate adenylyltransferase: MSIALYPGSFDPLTVGHLDIIERAARLYDTVVVAVLHNPSKQGAFPVEKRLEFIERACAHIPGVRVEQFYGLLVDYARQVGASVIIRGLRAVSDFEYEFQMAQMNGQLCPGVETLFMMTKPEHAYISSSGVREIATFGGDVSAFLPPCILKDVQAALAAKRRESDGR; the protein is encoded by the coding sequence ATGAGCATCGCGCTTTACCCCGGCAGCTTTGATCCGCTGACGGTCGGTCATCTGGATATCATCGAGCGCGCGGCACGGCTGTACGACACCGTCGTGGTGGCGGTGCTGCACAACCCGAGCAAGCAGGGCGCGTTCCCGGTGGAAAAACGGCTGGAATTTATCGAGCGCGCGTGCGCGCACATTCCGGGCGTGCGCGTGGAGCAGTTTTACGGTCTGCTGGTGGATTACGCGCGGCAGGTGGGCGCGTCGGTCATCATCCGGGGGCTTCGCGCGGTCAGCGACTTCGAGTACGAGTTTCAGATGGCGCAGATGAATGGGCAGCTCTGCCCCGGCGTGGAGACGCTCTTCATGATGACGAAGCCGGAGCACGCGTACATCAGCTCGAGCGGTGTGCGCGAGATAGCGACGTTTGGCGGCGATGTAAGCGCGTTTTTGCCGCCATGCATCCTTAAGGACGTGCAAGCAGCGCTTGCCGCAAAGAGGAGGGAATCCGATGGACGCTGA
- a CDS encoding amino acid ABC transporter permease, whose protein sequence is MVYFTDPQKLQKLLAVLTDGMGTTLSIFFWTLLFSLPLGLLVALGRMSRRRVLSGPVAFYILVMRGTPLMLQIITVHFILPGLLGVNIDRFVSTIVAFSLNYAAYFAEIYRGGIQSIPQGQYEAGKVLGFTRAQTFLRIILPQAVKRILQPVSNEVITLVKDTSLATVIAVGELFRAAKNEASRTASIEPLFVAGAFYLLMNFLVTCFFQWTEKKLDYYR, encoded by the coding sequence TTGGTCTATTTCACCGACCCGCAGAAGCTGCAAAAGCTGCTCGCCGTGCTGACGGACGGCATGGGCACGACGCTTTCCATCTTCTTTTGGACGCTGCTCTTCTCCCTGCCGCTGGGGCTGCTCGTGGCGCTGGGGCGCATGTCCAGGCGGCGCGTGCTCTCCGGACCGGTGGCGTTTTACATCCTCGTGATGCGCGGAACGCCTCTGATGCTGCAAATCATCACCGTGCACTTCATCCTGCCGGGGCTGCTGGGCGTCAACATCGACCGGTTCGTCTCCACCATCGTCGCGTTCTCGCTCAACTACGCGGCCTACTTCGCGGAGATTTACCGCGGGGGCATTCAGTCCATCCCGCAGGGGCAGTACGAGGCGGGCAAGGTGCTGGGCTTCACCCGCGCGCAGACGTTCCTGCGCATCATCCTGCCGCAGGCGGTCAAGCGTATTTTGCAGCCGGTCAGCAACGAGGTCATCACCTTGGTGAAGGACACGTCGCTGGCGACGGTCATCGCGGTGGGCGAGCTGTTCCGCGCGGCGAAGAACGAGGCGTCGCGCACGGCGTCCATCGAGCCGCTCTTCGTGGCGGGCGCCTTTTACCTGCTGATGAACTTTCTGGTCACCTGCTTCTTTCAGTGGACGGAAAAGAAGCTCGACTATTACCGTTAA
- a CDS encoding ATP-binding cassette domain-containing protein has protein sequence MKDIVIRGAREGNLKNIDLTLPRGKFIALTGLSGSGKSTLAIDLLFNECQRQYLEAMGMQGIRRPDVDSVSGASPALCIAQGAYAQNPRSSVGTVTGIYTELRMLFEKLHRRACPLCGAEIDADACREETLGHGEDFQDFMYCSVCGGRMDKLTRTDFSFNTRRGACPACQGLGKTLRIDEALVLHAERSLEEGAIDFWRQRYGDFEREAYYHALQCRGLPVPRNRPVETFTPAQRALLLYGSDSEPFRAFFPGEKPPKTAAEGKFPGAFTTLTRRLSEQGGDGGTAGAYFQQAPCPECDGERLAPLPRSVTVAGRRLAELSAMQLCDLADWLRRLEASLTPAQRALVAPYLPDLQTKIARIVRLGLGYLTSDRQTLTLSGGEAQRIRLAATLDSTMTGLIYVLDEPTVGLHPRDTDGLLQILRSLRDQENTLLVIEHDPDVVRAADWVIDIGPGSGRFGGRIVGQGTPEALKGQSASVTGRYLAAPAPIPSAERSAGTGEIRIRGAGLHNLKRVDVRIPTGCLTSVTGVSGSGKSSLVFGVLGRGEDERAQVEGLSAFSRVVTIDQAQAPRMRRSNVATFTGLYDALRRRFAALPEARALGLHAGSFSFNAKGGRCERCEGMGTVTSNLLFFEDAEVPCPECHGRRFQESVLSVRLDGRSIDDALNLSVEEAAAAFSDVPAMQKTLALLADVGLGYLTLGQALPTLSGGEAQRLKLARDLLSGAGKQSLYLIDEPTTGLHPLDVENFLRLLRRLADAGNTLVVVEHNLQVIAASDYVIDLGPDGGDAGGEVIACGTPEEICSCPRSFTGRYLKSYLAG, from the coding sequence ATGAAGGACATCGTCATTCGCGGTGCGCGCGAGGGCAACTTGAAAAACATCGACCTGACCCTGCCGCGCGGCAAGTTCATCGCGCTCACGGGGCTTTCGGGCTCCGGGAAGTCGACGCTCGCCATCGACCTGCTCTTCAACGAATGCCAGCGCCAGTATCTGGAGGCCATGGGCATGCAGGGCATCCGCAGGCCGGACGTGGACAGCGTCAGCGGCGCGTCGCCCGCCCTCTGCATCGCGCAGGGCGCCTATGCCCAAAATCCCCGTTCCTCCGTGGGCACGGTGACGGGCATCTACACCGAGCTGCGCATGCTCTTTGAAAAGCTGCACCGGCGCGCCTGCCCCCTATGCGGGGCCGAAATCGACGCCGACGCCTGCCGGGAAGAGACGCTGGGTCATGGCGAGGACTTTCAGGACTTCATGTACTGCTCCGTCTGCGGCGGACGGATGGACAAGCTCACCCGCACCGACTTCTCCTTCAACACGCGCAGAGGGGCCTGCCCCGCCTGCCAGGGGCTGGGCAAGACGCTGCGCATCGACGAAGCGCTCGTGCTGCACGCGGAGCGCTCGCTGGAAGAGGGGGCGATCGACTTCTGGCGTCAGCGCTACGGCGACTTCGAGCGGGAAGCCTACTACCACGCCCTGCAGTGCCGCGGCCTTCCCGTCCCCCGGAACAGGCCGGTCGAAACCTTCACGCCCGCGCAGCGCGCGCTGCTGCTTTACGGCAGCGACAGCGAACCCTTCCGCGCTTTCTTCCCGGGGGAAAAGCCGCCTAAGACCGCGGCGGAGGGCAAGTTCCCGGGCGCGTTCACCACGCTGACGCGAAGGCTGAGCGAACAGGGTGGCGACGGCGGCACGGCGGGCGCCTACTTTCAGCAGGCCCCCTGCCCCGAATGCGACGGCGAACGGCTCGCCCCGCTGCCCCGCAGCGTGACGGTCGCGGGCCGCCGGCTTGCGGAGCTTTCCGCGATGCAGCTGTGCGACCTCGCGGATTGGCTGCGCCGTCTGGAGGCCTCGCTCACGCCCGCGCAGCGCGCGTTGGTCGCGCCGTACCTGCCGGATCTGCAGACGAAGATCGCGCGCATCGTCCGCCTGGGGCTGGGCTATCTCACGTCCGACCGCCAAACGCTGACGCTCTCCGGCGGCGAAGCCCAGCGCATCCGCCTGGCCGCGACGCTGGACAGCACCATGACCGGCCTGATCTACGTGCTCGACGAGCCCACCGTCGGCCTGCATCCGCGCGACACGGACGGCCTGCTTCAAATTCTGCGGAGCCTGCGCGATCAGGAAAACACCCTGCTCGTCATCGAGCACGACCCGGACGTCGTCCGCGCGGCGGACTGGGTGATCGACATCGGCCCCGGCAGCGGCCGCTTTGGCGGGCGCATCGTCGGTCAGGGCACGCCCGAAGCGCTGAAGGGCCAGAGCGCGTCTGTCACCGGGCGCTATCTCGCCGCCCCCGCCCCGATCCCATCGGCCGAGCGAAGCGCCGGAACGGGAGAAATCCGCATCCGCGGCGCGGGCCTTCACAACCTGAAGCGCGTGGACGTCCGCATCCCCACCGGCTGCCTCACGAGCGTCACGGGCGTCTCCGGCTCGGGCAAGTCCTCGCTCGTCTTCGGCGTGCTGGGGCGAGGCGAGGACGAACGCGCGCAGGTAGAGGGCCTTTCGGCCTTTTCGCGCGTCGTCACAATCGACCAGGCGCAGGCTCCGCGCATGCGCCGCTCCAACGTCGCGACGTTCACCGGGCTCTACGACGCGCTGCGCAGGCGTTTCGCCGCCCTGCCGGAGGCGCGGGCGCTGGGCCTTCACGCGGGCTCGTTCTCGTTCAACGCGAAGGGCGGGCGCTGCGAACGGTGCGAGGGCATGGGGACGGTCACGAGCAACCTGCTCTTCTTCGAGGACGCGGAAGTTCCCTGTCCGGAATGCCACGGCCGCCGGTTTCAGGAATCCGTGCTCTCCGTCAGGCTAGACGGGCGCAGCATCGACGACGCGCTGAACCTCTCCGTAGAGGAAGCGGCGGCGGCCTTTTCGGACGTCCCGGCCATGCAAAAGACCCTGGCGCTCCTGGCGGACGTAGGGCTCGGCTACCTCACGCTCGGTCAGGCGCTGCCCACGCTCTCCGGCGGCGAGGCGCAGCGCCTGAAGCTGGCGCGAGACCTGCTTTCGGGCGCCGGAAAGCAGAGCCTTTACCTGATCGACGAGCCCACGACGGGGCTGCATCCGCTGGACGTCGAAAACTTTCTGCGGCTGCTGCGCCGCCTTGCAGACGCGGGGAATACCCTCGTCGTGGTGGAGCACAACCTGCAGGTCATCGCCGCCTCCGACTATGTGATCGACCTGGGGCCGGACGGAGGCGACGCGGGCGGCGAGGTGATCGCCTGCGGCACGCCGGAAGAAATCTGCTCCTGCCCGCGTTCCTTTACCGGGCGCTATCTGAAGAGCTACCTGGCGGGCTGA
- a CDS encoding NAD(P)H-dependent oxidoreductase: MKVLLINGSPNEKGCTYTALCEVAGELNRAGVDTQIFHVGKQPVRGCIGCGGCARAGGGRCVFGDDRVNEALALAEEADGFVFGSPVHYAAASGMATSFLDRFFYAGRGFARKPGAAVVSCRRGGASAAFDQLNKYFTISQMPIVSSQYWNMVHGNTPEEVKQDLEGLQTLRTLGRNMAWLLRCIEAGRAAGVPEPEQEPKLRTNFIR; encoded by the coding sequence ATGAAGGTATTGCTCATCAACGGCAGCCCCAATGAAAAGGGCTGCACCTATACGGCGCTGTGCGAGGTGGCGGGCGAGCTGAACCGGGCGGGCGTGGACACGCAGATCTTCCACGTCGGCAAACAGCCGGTTCGCGGCTGTATCGGCTGCGGCGGCTGCGCGCGGGCGGGCGGGGGACGCTGCGTGTTCGGCGACGACCGCGTAAACGAGGCGCTCGCCCTCGCAGAGGAGGCGGACGGCTTCGTCTTCGGGTCGCCCGTGCATTACGCGGCGGCCTCCGGCATGGCGACGTCGTTCCTCGACCGCTTCTTTTACGCGGGCAGGGGCTTTGCGCGCAAGCCCGGCGCGGCGGTCGTGAGCTGCCGCAGGGGCGGCGCGAGCGCGGCGTTTGACCAGCTGAACAAGTACTTCACCATCTCGCAGATGCCCATCGTCTCCTCGCAGTACTGGAACATGGTACACGGCAACACGCCGGAGGAGGTGAAGCAGGACCTGGAGGGGCTTCAGACCCTGCGCACCCTGGGGCGCAACATGGCCTGGCTTCTGCGGTGCATCGAGGCGGGCCGCGCCGCGGGCGTGCCCGAGCCGGAGCAGGAACCGAAGCTGCGCACGAACTTCATCAGATGA
- the alr gene encoding alanine racemase: protein MYRTNYVEIDLGAIRHNAGVMRARLSGGTRLLAVVKADAYGHGALAVSRAALEAGASMLAVAIPEEGEQLRSAGIAAPILVLGGIEPEAAEAVVRNRLTQTVFDAGTIDALSQAACRLGVPAQVHVKLDTGMSRIGVRSAADAARLALAADAAPGVQLTGAFTHFATADEPDATDTLSQIARFEEMTAAIAAVHPDPIVRHACNSAGIFRYPQAHYDMVRGGITLYGCVPSPDIAGVRQAMRWVTRAVYVKDLPAGARISYGGTFTAERPMRVMTVPVGYADGYRRAFSGKAQVLVRGRRAQVVGRVCMDQIMVDVTDIPGCAAGDEVVLMGAQGEACITADELAAWADTISYEILLAPSGRVPRVYR from the coding sequence ATGTACAGAACGAACTATGTGGAAATAGATCTGGGCGCGATCCGTCATAACGCAGGCGTGATGCGCGCCAGGCTTTCGGGCGGTACGCGCCTGCTGGCGGTCGTAAAGGCGGACGCCTATGGACACGGCGCGCTGGCGGTTTCCCGCGCGGCGCTGGAAGCGGGCGCTTCCATGCTGGCCGTGGCGATTCCGGAGGAGGGAGAACAGCTTCGCTCCGCGGGCATCGCGGCGCCCATCCTGGTGCTGGGCGGCATCGAGCCGGAGGCGGCGGAGGCGGTGGTTCGCAATCGCTTGACGCAGACGGTCTTTGACGCCGGAACGATCGACGCGCTGTCCCAGGCGGCCTGCCGGCTGGGCGTTCCCGCACAGGTGCACGTGAAGCTCGATACGGGCATGTCGCGCATCGGCGTAAGGAGCGCGGCGGACGCGGCGCGCCTGGCCCTTGCGGCGGACGCAGCCCCGGGCGTGCAGCTCACGGGGGCGTTTACCCATTTCGCTACGGCGGACGAGCCGGACGCTACGGACACGCTTTCGCAGATCGCCCGCTTTGAGGAGATGACCGCGGCCATCGCGGCGGTGCACCCGGATCCCATCGTGCGCCACGCATGCAACAGCGCGGGCATCTTCCGCTACCCGCAGGCGCACTACGACATGGTGCGCGGGGGCATCACGCTCTACGGCTGCGTTCCCTCGCCGGACATCGCGGGCGTCAGGCAGGCGATGCGCTGGGTGACGCGCGCGGTGTACGTGAAGGACCTGCCCGCGGGCGCGCGCATCAGCTACGGCGGCACGTTCACGGCGGAGCGGCCCATGCGCGTGATGACCGTGCCTGTCGGCTATGCGGACGGCTATCGCCGGGCGTTTTCCGGCAAGGCGCAGGTGCTCGTGCGCGGCCGGCGCGCGCAGGTCGTGGGGCGCGTGTGCATGGATCAAATCATGGTGGACGTGACGGACATCCCCGGCTGCGCGGCGGGCGACGAGGTGGTGCTGATGGGCGCGCAGGGTGAAGCGTGCATCACCGCGGACGAGCTGGCCGCATGGGCCGATACGATCAGCTATGAAATCCTGCTCGCGCCGTCAGGACGCGTGCCGCGCGTGTACAGATGA